A stretch of the Lolium perenne isolate Kyuss_39 chromosome 3, Kyuss_2.0, whole genome shotgun sequence genome encodes the following:
- the LOC139838171 gene encoding uncharacterized protein has protein sequence MVMWWTCPQYLKKHEEGKAKRAEMRGGSHIQGSIPISLHLQKEEVRTGAKPNVFAVLKKMKQRKTPDPETGSVWVNPQSETQCTSYVSKFKQKYGEEANPEAEDFDPEVAVLAGEGLKHGRLWFGDGCVDPARVPSLRQIRRGRKSGQPEVEPRPRASDLAVERLREEMAAKEQAAQEQRAQMEQQILQYQQQQTYDAADATAAADDAAAADTDELAYANVFRSVCLLCAPASSFAPGDCSHYSRPRALLPSTAHGTRLLARAAGRARHRR, from the exons atggtcatgtggtggacatgcccccagtacctcaagaagcacgaggagggcaaggcgaagcgggcagagatgcgaggtggatcgcatatccaaggcagcatccccatctctcttcacctgcagaaggag gaagtcaggacaggagcgaagcctaacgtctttgccgtgctaaagaagatgaagcaaaggaagacgcctgatcctgagacggggtccgtgtgggttaacccgcaatccgagacccagtgcacgtcgtatgtctccaagttcaagcagaagtacggcgaggaggccaatccagaggccgaggactttgaccctgaggtcgcggtgcttgcgggagaaggcttgaagcatggccgcctatggtttggtgacgggtgcgtcgacccagcgagggttccctctctccgccagatccgtcgtggtcgtaagagcggccagcctgaggtagagccccggccacgggcttcggatctagctgtcgagcggttacgg gaggagatggcagcgaaggagcaggcggcccaggagcaaagggcgcagatggagcagcagattctgcagtaccagcagcagcagacgtatgatgcagcagatgcaacagcagcagcagatgatgcagcagcagcagacacagatgagctg GCATATGCGAACGTCTTTCGATCAGTTTGCCTATTGTGCGCGCCCGCGAGCAGCTTCGCGCCCGGCGATTGTAGCCACTACTCACGGCCGCGAGCGTTGCTGCCGTCGACGGCACACGGCACACGCCTCTTGGCTCGAGCAGCCGGCCGGGCACGACATCGACGTTAG